TGTCCACATGTTATGGATGCTAACCTTTCTATTAACATGCGTTCGTGTTaattgtgattttttttttccgtacaatagttttttttttttttcctatttcgTCCTAACAtattcttcccccccccaaaaaaaaacctaacTACTGTAACATATGTTAAAATACCGATACTTTTTCTACTAAAGGTATCAGCAAAAGCACGGAAACGTAAAACATGGTACAAATGACATGGGGTAACGTTAGTTAATTCCTTTGAAAAGGGTTGCGAAATGCGCAAAATTTGTTGCACCAAATGGTTTGCTCATtggaatcaaaaaaaaaaaaaaaaaacaaaaacaaaaggtgTACATGCAGaacggagaagaagcggTGACCAATGGTGATCACTTCTATCCTCCCTATGAACTACGTCCCACCGTGCGATAATTAATTATTGGGGAAAAGTccccaaaatgaaggaaaaaaaaaaaaatacttcttATGTACAGAGATGTGCACATATGAGCAAATAGTTGTGCTCCTGGCATAATTTCCCTTTCCGaggaaaatttcaaaaaaccCACTTCTTGAACTGCAAAAACTTAAACATAGAGATGgttgaaaaaacaaaaaaaaaagaaaccacTGGCAAGCATAATTAAAATGTGTTGTCTCATCGGcgtaaaatttgaaatactcccttttctttttatgtataaaatgtTCATCATATCGAAAAGGTTTTCCATTTGGAGGGGGCATTTTCGTTTCCTTCTTATCATTTGTACCACCTCCACAACTTGGACCCCTTTTCAACAAACGCTTTATCCTTTCTTGACTCTCCCGATCCATGTCATCTAACGTAATGTCATTTAGTTTGTTCAAATGAGAGTTCAGCAACTTGGTACCGTCCTTACTGCAATTGGAATAATGATCCTTTATTATATCACTATTATAATCTTCGTGAACGattatatcatatatattggcaatgaaaaaagaggagccTTCGAAATGTGCAACATTTGCATAGTGACAAATTTCTGCAATGTCATAATAGTACAGATAATTgctgtacacatttttgttggtaaggttttttaattttctaaaGGAACATTCGTATAGCTCACCAGGATCTAATACACCCCTAATTGTCACTACTTTGggaatttctttctttttctcttctaaCATATCTTCAGATATTAATCCCCTATTTACTAGTATAcacttgccattttttaaaaatatgggaCAAATTacgtaataatattttttttttttatcatgttCATACATTTTGGGTCCTACAAAAAATTCGTTAGTTGTATCCAGCACTCCAGTTAGCTGCACTTTCCTATATTTGTACTTTTCAATTATAAGTTTTTTCAATTCCTCTTCTGTTAcaccttttggaaaaactTTTCTGAATAACTGGGTTACGAAGTTTTCGTTTCTTATTCGACTTACCCAATGATGTAAACTATTAGCATTTTCCAAATCGACggttaatttgttttcctcttcaCGCGCATCATCACAATTTAATGCTTGTACACCCTTCCCTTGCTCATCCTTTTGTGGGATATCCTCTCTGCTTTTGTTACCACTGATTGACTTATCCCCTTTTGTAAACACCTCATCTGGGGGTCCTTTTATCCTCTCATAAAATGATAGTGCCATGGGAACAACATTCAGCAAGTTAAAATTCCTAGGTAAATCGCCTTCCCTTTCGTGTTGCTGCAAAATTTGgtaattctttttcaaatataaaaaatcatcaaACCATGGGAAACCCGAGTCAGTAATGTTTATTACTGGTTGGCTCAAATTGTGCATAATGTAATCAATTagaaatttcttcttccccatttttttgtactgcCAAAGACCCATgaaaaaacagaaggaacaaataaatgacgaatagaaaaagaaaaagactctttcattttttctcaatccGAATTTGCTATTACGAACGCAtcgaaaaatgggggaagatACATTGTTCTTTATATCGATCAGCCTTATAATTGTGCTATTTTCACATTCTAAGGGTAAATAATATTgtccttcactttttttaattaaatttatttcttcttcatttgcttTATAAAGTTTTTGACTTGGGTATTTAAAATGCGCTAGGGAAATTTCCTTATCTTGATTTGTCActatccttttttcattaatttttttttccacactttttaattcctcATTTAATAGGTCTATTTGAACATCGTACAGGGGGAACTTCTTTCTGGACATCGCTCCACACAGGGATTTCCTCTTCCTCGATGTAACattgtgtaccttttttcccctcgagACATGACGATATTTTCCGCTTCTCCAAAATGGCGATAGTTTTTTTCTGCGCTCTTTCCCAAACAGTCTATTGGCACACGTTTTGCTCACATGGTGTGATTCAAAAACGGCGGATCGGGCACACTCTATATGCAGTTCGCAAACAGCCCCTGtgcgcacaaaaaaggggctgTTCAACTTGAGaattaattcttttacaTTCAGcgcattatttaaaaaaggcattCTATTATGTTGACTCGGAAGCAGAAGTTGGGGATTGCGATAAATGCGCGGGGGGTATAGATGTGTTCCCTGCGTGTGGGCAGCTTCTGATGTACGTTACACATGCGCGGTTCGTATACAACTTATTCATGCGAGGTGTATAGTATGCACATGCGTCGCGCTTACCAGAGGCCAACACGCTCATAGATCATTTCCTGGTGAAATCGTTAAACTTACTCCTCACCTCATTGTATATTTCGTACGTTTTGATCGCAAACCTGTGAAATGTTTCGCTTCTTAACAAAaaagattttattttctcttcaaTTAATTTACCACCGATAtcgttaaagaaaaatgggaacctTTTCATGatgcaggaggaggaaaaaacgagaaatgtagcaaaatgaagtaacGTATACACGCTGccgcaaaatgaaggaaccTTTTATGCTAAATGGagcttaaaatttttgtaaatttgaaaaaaaatcgcgcTGTTTGATTTGAAGAAGCTTAACATTATCGCGTTAAACTCAAAGCAGAATAGTTGAAGTTCTTCTCatttaaaatgaatttcgtattaacgtaaaaatgaaaaatatgcgaTTTGGCCAGTTATAAACGCATTGTTATTTACGCgcaacgctttttttttttttttttttccttacgcGTATGACGGA
The sequence above is drawn from the Plasmodium cynomolgi strain B DNA, chromosome 10, whole genome shotgun sequence genome and encodes:
- a CDS encoding hypothetical protein (putative); its protein translation is MPFLNNALNVKELILKLNSPFFVRTGAVCELHIECARSAVFESHHVSKTCANRLFGKERRKKLSPFWRSGKYRHVSRGKKVHNVTSRKRKSLCGAMSRKKFPLYDVQIDLLNEELKSVEKKINEKRIVTNQDKEISLAHFKYPSQKLYKANEEEINLIKKSEGQYYLPLECENSTIIRLIDIKNNVSSPIFRCVRNSKFGLRKNERVFFFFYSSFICSFCFFMGLWQYKKMGKKKFLIDYIMHNLSQPVINITDSGFPWFDDFLYLKKNYQILQQHEREGDLPRNFNLLNVVPMALSFYERIKGPPDEVFTKGDKSISGNKSREDIPQKDEQGKGVQALNCDDAREEENKLTVDLENANSLHHWVSRIRNENFVTQLFRKVFPKGVTEEELKKLIIEKYKYRKVQLTGVLDTTNEFFVGPKMYEHDKKKKYYYVICPIFLKNGKCILVNRGLISEDMLEEKKKEIPKVVTIRGVLDPGELYECSFRKLKNLTNKNVYSNYLYYYDIAEICHYANVAHFEGSSFFIANIYDIIVHEDYNSDIIKDHYSNCSKDGTKLLNSHLNKLNDITLDDMDRESQERIKRLLKRGPSCGGGTNDKKETKMPPPNGKPFRYDEHFIHKKKREYFKFYADETTHFNYACQWFLFFLFFQPSLCLSFCSSRSGFFEIFLGKGNYARSTTICSYVHIS